GCCCTACAAGAACAACTTTGGGGCAGCGATGGCCGAAGGCGGTCGTCATACCGATCAGGCATTGTACTATTTGCATCTTCAGCCTAACGACGAATCTTTTTTGGCAGGAGGTATCTATCAGCCACCCCCACCCATACTGGCGAAGGTACGGCAGGAGATTGACTACAACGCTAGTGAGCTAAAAACTATTACCAATGCCCCGGCATTTAAGCAGTACTTTGGCGAAATTCAGGGCGATGCCCTTAAGCGAGCTCCTAAAGGCTACGAACCCGACCACCCCAATATTGAGATGCTCAAGCTTAAAAGCTATCTGGTAATGCACAAACTCACCGATAAACAGGTGGCCAACAAGCAATTCCCCGCCCAAGCCGTGGCGGTCTTCCAAAGTATGCAGCCCTTCCTTAGCTATCTGAATGTAGCGGTAAGCTAGTTTTGGTATTTATGTTTTTAGGCATCCTGTATTCCTGTAGGTAGGGTGCTCTCAACTAGAGAGATTTGGTCAGTATTGATACAGCGGTCAACAGCCCAGCCATTGCCGGACAGATCATAGAGCAGGAGGGGCACTATCTACTTTCGCTCAAAACAATCAGAAGGACATCTTTGCTTAAGCGGTCGACGCGCAGTAAAAGATTACATGATGCCCTATCGTTAAAGATTAGTTAGTGATAAACAGGTAGAATTTGGTTAAGGACGTATAGAAACCTGTACCTGCTATGTTTGTAAACGTACCGAGCTGCTGGGAGAAACGCTGGCTTGGAAGAACATCCAGTCCATCATCGTGGTATACGCCCTGCGAGAAACTGGTACCAAACAGCAAGAAGAGTGTCGCTTTTATCTGAGCGATGTGGTTAAAAGCCCAGCCTATTTCAATAAAAAAGTCAGGGAACACTGGGGCGTAGAGAACCCATTTCATCACTGGGCGACCTGTGGTACCTGGATGAAGATCGTCGTCGCACCAACACTAAGACAAGGCTCAAAACTAAAACACGCTTAGAAAGCTGGCTTTACAGCTACCACACAAACCTAAAGGCGGCGGCCGCTCAAGCAGATGGCGATAAGCACAGCATCAAAGTAAGAAAGCAGGGTGGGATGATGACTATCTCAAACAGATTATACGTCAATACTGCTCTGGTTAGTGCGTTTAACCTGATAACTAACTGAGAAACGTTTCTTTTAATTAGAAATTAGTTGATCAGCGTTCCCACCTCTTGTCCGCTGATTAGATTGAATAAGTTGCCGGGTTTATTCATATCAAAAACAATAATGGGCAAGTTATTTTCCTGACAGAGCGTAAATGCGGTCATATCCATTACGTTGAGCTTCTTCTGATATACTTCGGAAAAAGTAATGGTTGAGAAACGTTTAGCAGTGGGGTCTTTTTCGGGATCGGCGGTATACACTCCATCAACTCGGGTTCCCTTTAGTACTACATCAGCTTCAATTTCAATAGCGCGTAGGCTGGCCGTAGAGTCGGTGGTAAAATACGGATTTCCGATACCCGCCCCGAAAATAACAATGCGTCCTTTCTCAAGGTGGCGAATGGCTCGACGACGGATAAAGGGTTCACATACTTGTTCCATCTTAATGCCAGACATCAACCGGGTATAAACTCCGGTTTGCTCTAGTGCGCTCTGCAAAGCCATACCGTTAATAACGGTGGCCAACATTCCCATATAATCACCCTGCACCCGATCCATTCCTGAATTCTGAGCCTGTACTCCCCGGAAAATATTACCCCCGCCAATGACAATAGCCACCTCAACCCCAGTATCTTTCACTCGCTTAATTTCCTGGGCGTACTGTTGAATTCGCTCCGGATCAATGCCGTAGGGCTGATTGCCCATGAGGGCTTCACCACTAAGTTTCAAAAGAATACGTTGGTACTTCATACGTGTCATTCTAAATTAAGTGCAAGTAACGCAAAATTATCCAACCGAAGCGAAATGTGTAAGGAAAAATCTAGAATAGTGGTATGGCTCGATAGTGTTAAAGTGTTATTGTATTCAGTTCGCCGTGGAATGGTGTTCATATTGCGAAATTAGAGTTCAAAATCATGCGTTTATGAGTTCGGAGCTTCGCAAATTTTAACCCTTCAACCCTTCAACCCTTCAACCCTTCAACCCTTCAACCTCAAAACTAACCAGTACTTGATTTTTCTCTACACTCTCTCCAGTCTTCACCAAAACGGAATCAATCATTCCTGAGGCCGGGGATTTTATGACATTTTCCATTTTCATGGCTTCCAGGGTAAGTAGCTTATCGCCCGTTTGTACTGAATCGCCAGCATTTACTTCTACTGCTCGGATGAGACCCGGCATCGGGCTGCGAACTTCTTCCACTACGGCTTCTGAGGTGGCATCCATTCCCAAGGTTTCTAGTAGTTGGTCAAGTTCAGATTGCAGTTGCACTGGCACCCTTTTTCCGTTTACCGAAATAATGAATTGCTTGGTCGCATAGTCAGCTTGCAGCACCTCAATTTGGTAAGACCGGTGCTGATAAAGCACGTGAAATTGATTGGGCGAAATCTGGTGAATATCCAGATCAACCTTTTTCTGGTCGATATGAATTTGGTCGTCTTTTACTTCTACAGACAGTGAAGTATTATCGTCAACTGAGGCCTGGTACATAGCTTGCAGCGTAAAGTTGACAGCGAAGTTACTAACAATTACGCTTCTTAGCTAAAATCATTCACTACGGATTTAACTTGCTCTTTGTACTTGGGGCCGATAGAAATTCTAGCCTGACCAATATGAATGTGATTGTCCCGAATCACGTCAATATGGCTTAAAGCCACGATGTAGGAGCGTTGCACTTGAATAAATTCAGCAGAAGGCAGGTAAGCTCGTACTTGCTTAATCGTAGATCGTACCAATACTTTTTCGCTACTGAGGTGGTAAGTAACGTAGTTTCCACTCCCTTCAATATACTGGATGTCTTCATATCGCATTTTGCGCTGTTCACTGCCTGTATTTACAAAGAAAAAATTAGTGGCATGATTACTTGAGTTTAGTCTTTTCCTGACCTTTAAAAGTGCCGAATGAAAGCGGGTAAACTCGAAGGGTTTTAGCAGATAGTCTACCGCATCAAGGTCATAACTCTCTAAAGCATATTCGCTAAACGCGGTGGTGAAGATGACTAATACGTTTTTCTCGTTGAGTATGCTAGATAGTTCCAGCCCTGAAATATCGGGCATATTGATGTCTAAAAAGATCAGGTGAGCGCTGTTCTCTTCCAAAAACTTCAGTGCTTTGAATGGGTCAGTGAAAGTCTCTACTAATTGTAAGAAGGGAACTTGTGCGGCATGATTTTCAATAACCCGCAGCGCATTGGGTTCATCGTCAATAGCAATTGCCCTAATCATCAGGTTAGATTAAGTTCTAAGTGGACGAGGTATTTTCCGTCATTCAAGCCACAGGTTAGCTTATGCCGATTAGGGTAGATAAGTGTCAAGCGATTTTTTACGTTCTCTAATCCTAATCCACCAACCTTGGATTGTCCGGTTCGTTGTACGGCATTTTCTACTTCCATGACTAATCGCTTTTCTATTAGTTGGATACTTATGTTAATCTGGGAAGCGTGAGTGGTACTGACTCCGTATTTGAAGGCATTTTCAATGAAGGGTAGCAGAATCATAGGCGCAATGCTAAGGCTTCCTATTTTGCCGTTTTTTAAGTCAAGATCAACGTTTAACTGCTGGTCTTCGGTGAGCCGCATTCGCTGTAGCTCAATATACCGTTCCAGATAATCCAGTTCCTTATTTAGTGCAATAAAATCGGCTTGGGTATCGTGCAGGCTGTAGCGCATTAAAGTACCCAATTTTGAAATATTATCTGCTGTGCTCACCGCCCGTTCATCCAGTGCCACCGCATAAATATTATTTAAGGTGTTGAACAGAAAATGAGGGCTAACCTGCGCTTTTAGCAGTGCCAGTTCTACCGATAGTTTCTCAGAAATCAACCGACTTTTGACTTGCTCATTCACAAACCAATCTTTAACAAAACGATAGGCGAACGATATGTAAATAATCCAGGGTAGTTGACTAAAAACAAATTTATCAAAGCTGTTAAATTCTCGGAACATCCAGTGACTAAACTCACTAGAAAAGTTAAGGCTCGCCCAGTCGTTAATCATCCAGGGAGCTAGTAAAAGTACAGTGTGGAGAACTTTTGCAACAATGAGTAGTACTACTAAGCATAAAGCGTATGTAAGCCATTTATCCCGCTTAAAGAATCGGGGAATAAGTACGAAAATATTGATATACATAGGTAAAATAAAGGTCAGTACCAGCGAAATGCCTCGGAAAGTAATATGCGTCGAGTCCATGTTATTTGACCAGGCAGAAATGGCCGAAACCATTACCAGCAACCAAAAGGCGATATGAAACCATGCTTCTCGTTTGTCCAGCTTGATAAATTGTGTGTTCATCTCAAATAATTTAGTTAACGACACAATGCTACCATTCACCTACCTAATCTGAAAAATAATGTGACGAAGACATGTTTTTATGACACGAAGGCACTATTTGAAGGATAGTTAATTGTCAATTTTGAACAGTTCAGTATTTCGGGCTTCGCCATTCACATCGTAATGAGTAAATGTGAGCTGAGGTTGACCTTCTTCTCGTTTAACCTCAACTCCCAAAAAACCGCCAATTAGATTAAGATAGCGGTGCTGGGGTTGTTTCCCACTTTTCCAGCCCTGCACGTGGGAGTCGCTCACCGGGCCTGAACCAAACTCCATAAGCTGAGTAACACTATCCTGCGATACGTACTGCCAGTGCCGATCTCCGTTAATCACGTAGGTATTTTCGTGCTGAGAGAGTAAGTTTCTTAGCCACTCACCTTCGGTTTGAAAGGATGCGTTGGAGTGGTTGTCGGTTTTATTTTTCCGGTCGGGCCCCACCACCGGGGTAGCGGAAATTACAACCTTAAACGTAGCATCCGATTCTGACAGCGTTTGCGTAAGCCAGTGTTTCTGTTGCTGACCGAGAATCGTTTTGCCTTCGCCATCGGGAGCTTGGTTGGCACTGCGGTACTCCCGCCCCTCTAGCAGCCACACTTGCAAATCCTTTCCCCAGCGAACGGTTCGGTAGGGAAGCTCCTTCATCGGAACATTCTCTTCCCAAATCACCAAGCCCTCGGCGTAGGACAACTCCCCGTAATCGGATGTTTGCGCGTGAGAGTCATCGGAAAGCAAGTCATGATCGTCTTTGATAAAGTAGGTAGGTGTTTCTCGGAAGAAATTGACTAGCGAGGGCCAACCGTTGATGGCGTGCCACTTGTGTCGGGCTTTCTCAGGATTGGTAGCCGACGGCCCAGGTTTATCGTAGTACACATAATCACCGGTTTGCACAAAGAAATCGGGAGCTAACTCTGCCATGCTCAGGTAGGTTTTAAATCCGGCTACCGAATCATCGTAGCTCCAAAAGTATTGACAGGTAGAGGAGGTAAATGATACTGGAGCCGCCACCGTATCGGCCGGGGGAGTGCGAAAAATTCCGCTTATTGTGGCTATGTTTTCATCGGACTGCTGCGCTTTTCCTTCTAGTTTAATGGTGTACTGGGTATCTGGAGTTAATCCTTCCAGAGGAATATGTACCGTGTGGTCTTCCTTTGCTTCAGCTACCAACCACTCTGAAGTCTCGCTAGACTGATCGCTTTCTACTATCACGCGAACGTAGCCGTCAGCACCTCGCACTGCACCATCCATTTCATCTACAGGCATATTCTCATCAAAATTAATTGGATGGCGAAATACCTTGGGTTTCCGCTGGTGAACTACCGGATTTGGTTTTTTCTGACCGCACAAGCGTGTCCAGACAATGGCATCAGTAGACGTGAGTTCTGAAATTCGGAAACCGTTAGTGAAATAGACTTCTTGAGCGTAACTCAATTGAAAACTAGCTACTGCTAAAAGGCTGGTGAAGTAAATGTAAAATAACTGCTTCATTGCTTGGTAGTAATTGTCCCAAATTCTTCAAAATACTCAAGGTAGGGATTTAAAATAGAATCGTACTGATAGTGCGTGTGCGGATTTTGATTATACGTTTTGGTGCGCTCTTTTCCGTAAAAGTGCCAATCACAAAAATCGTAGAGGGCGAGCCAGTCCTCCTGGTTTTGGTTATGGCCACCATTGCGCCAGTGTAAGGCCAGATTATCCGGTTTTCCGTAGGCATCAAAAATCGGTTGGGCTGCCAAATGAGTGAGCTGCGTGCCGTAGGGGTTAGCCCAGTAATCTTGGCGGGCGTGTAGGTTCACCAAAGCCCGAGGGGCAATCAGCATCTTAGCAAAGTGGGCGTCAAAGGGCAGGTAAGCCACACTATCCACAAACTGAAATAGTGAGTCGGTAAACCAATAATGGTGGCGTTCTTCAGCTACCGACAGGGTTTGAGGCTTCTGATCAGGATCAAAGTACCGCCAGCTTCCGGTGCCACCGCTACCCGATGAGTTGGGAGCCGTTACGGCAATGCGCTCGTCGTAGATGCCAGCACAAAGGGCTGTCTTTCCTCCTCTTGAATGACCAGTTACTGCAACCTTATCTGCATGAACGTAAGGTTGCTTTTCGAGCCAGTCAATAATAATGCTGTACATCCAGGCCCAGGCAGCCGTGTTTTCCCAGGTATGGTTGGGGTACAAAGCTAGTACACCAGTATCTCGGTTATCGGGCTTATCGGCAGCTACGTCTTCCCGAATAAACTTCACAAAAACATAACCGCGCTCAATAGCCTCTTTGGTAGCAAATTGCTGAATTTTATCTCTTCCTTTCTTTTGGTACTGCGCTTCTTTTCGCGGATTCTGCATATCGCTCAGATCAAATAAGAAGCGGTCGTTCTTAATAATCACCGGAAATGAGCCTTCTCGCCGGGGAATAACCGCACCTACCCGAACGGAAACCTGCTTGCCATTTTTATGCAGGATAAATTGTAGGGTTTGCTGAATGGCAGCACTATCGGGAAGATACTTTTCATCAGTAACTTCTACTTCTACCTTATCTAAACTACGGTGGTCGGGCATTGCGCCGTACTGGTAGCGAGTGAGTATTTGTTTAAGGTGCGGACGGTGCGCTTCCCACTCAGATGCTGAGATAGTTCTGTTGTCCGCTCGTAAAGGATTAGGCAAAGTAGAATGGTACTCAATTGGGGAACTCGGAGAACGGCACCCTACCCAAGCTGCTAGTAAACATAAGCTAGCCGATCCAATAATCCATCGTTCACTCATAATGCAAGTATATTGAAAATGATGGTTATTTAGCGACTACTTCTGCCAAATCTGGTAAAGCGGCTAAGCTTACCCGATAAAATTTTAGTTGGGTGGAATAGTTTTGCTGGTTAAGTCGTTACTTAATTCGATATTTGCATTTCGCACAGTCAGACCACATTGAATAAAAAATATTGAAACCAACTTCATCCGT
This region of Tunicatimonas pelagia genomic DNA includes:
- a CDS encoding DUF2461 domain-containing protein — its product is MNTTAGATPYILSFLSDLQANNEKAWMDAHRDRYQTARQHFIDLVGHILGELSIDDESLRGLNPKDCIFRINRDIRFSKDKSPYKNNFGAAMAEGGRHTDQALYYLHLQPNDESFLAGGIYQPPPPILAKVRQEIDYNASELKTITNAPAFKQYFGEIQGDALKRAPKGYEPDHPNIEMLKLKSYLVMHKLTDKQVANKQFPAQAVAVFQSMQPFLSYLNVAVS
- a CDS encoding alpha/beta hydrolase family protein — encoded protein: MSERWIIGSASLCLLAAWVGCRSPSSPIEYHSTLPNPLRADNRTISASEWEAHRPHLKQILTRYQYGAMPDHRSLDKVEVEVTDEKYLPDSAAIQQTLQFILHKNGKQVSVRVGAVIPRREGSFPVIIKNDRFLFDLSDMQNPRKEAQYQKKGRDKIQQFATKEAIERGYVFVKFIREDVAADKPDNRDTGVLALYPNHTWENTAAWAWMYSIIIDWLEKQPYVHADKVAVTGHSRGGKTALCAGIYDERIAVTAPNSSGSGGTGSWRYFDPDQKPQTLSVAEERHHYWFTDSLFQFVDSVAYLPFDAHFAKMLIAPRALVNLHARQDYWANPYGTQLTHLAAQPIFDAYGKPDNLALHWRNGGHNQNQEDWLALYDFCDWHFYGKERTKTYNQNPHTHYQYDSILNPYLEYFEEFGTITTKQ
- a CDS encoding LytR/AlgR family response regulator transcription factor is translated as MIRAIAIDDEPNALRVIENHAAQVPFLQLVETFTDPFKALKFLEENSAHLIFLDINMPDISGLELSSILNEKNVLVIFTTAFSEYALESYDLDAVDYLLKPFEFTRFHSALLKVRKRLNSSNHATNFFFVNTGSEQRKMRYEDIQYIEGSGNYVTYHLSSEKVLVRSTIKQVRAYLPSAEFIQVQRSYIVALSHIDVIRDNHIHIGQARISIGPKYKEQVKSVVNDFS
- a CDS encoding biotin/lipoyl-containing protein encodes the protein MYQASVDDNTSLSVEVKDDQIHIDQKKVDLDIHQISPNQFHVLYQHRSYQIEVLQADYATKQFIISVNGKRVPVQLQSELDQLLETLGMDATSEAVVEEVRSPMPGLIRAVEVNAGDSVQTGDKLLTLEAMKMENVIKSPASGMIDSVLVKTGESVEKNQVLVSFEVEGLKG
- a CDS encoding alkaline phosphatase D family protein is translated as MKQLFYIYFTSLLAVASFQLSYAQEVYFTNGFRISELTSTDAIVWTRLCGQKKPNPVVHQRKPKVFRHPINFDENMPVDEMDGAVRGADGYVRVIVESDQSSETSEWLVAEAKEDHTVHIPLEGLTPDTQYTIKLEGKAQQSDENIATISGIFRTPPADTVAAPVSFTSSTCQYFWSYDDSVAGFKTYLSMAELAPDFFVQTGDYVYYDKPGPSATNPEKARHKWHAINGWPSLVNFFRETPTYFIKDDHDLLSDDSHAQTSDYGELSYAEGLVIWEENVPMKELPYRTVRWGKDLQVWLLEGREYRSANQAPDGEGKTILGQQQKHWLTQTLSESDATFKVVISATPVVGPDRKNKTDNHSNASFQTEGEWLRNLLSQHENTYVINGDRHWQYVSQDSVTQLMEFGSGPVSDSHVQGWKSGKQPQHRYLNLIGGFLGVEVKREEGQPQLTFTHYDVNGEARNTELFKIDN
- a CDS encoding sensor histidine kinase; translated protein: MNTQFIKLDKREAWFHIAFWLLVMVSAISAWSNNMDSTHITFRGISLVLTFILPMYINIFVLIPRFFKRDKWLTYALCLVVLLIVAKVLHTVLLLAPWMINDWASLNFSSEFSHWMFREFNSFDKFVFSQLPWIIYISFAYRFVKDWFVNEQVKSRLISEKLSVELALLKAQVSPHFLFNTLNNIYAVALDERAVSTADNISKLGTLMRYSLHDTQADFIALNKELDYLERYIELQRMRLTEDQQLNVDLDLKNGKIGSLSIAPMILLPFIENAFKYGVSTTHASQINISIQLIEKRLVMEVENAVQRTGQSKVGGLGLENVKNRLTLIYPNRHKLTCGLNDGKYLVHLELNLT
- the pyrH gene encoding UMP kinase, which codes for MKYQRILLKLSGEALMGNQPYGIDPERIQQYAQEIKRVKDTGVEVAIVIGGGNIFRGVQAQNSGMDRVQGDYMGMLATVINGMALQSALEQTGVYTRLMSGIKMEQVCEPFIRRRAIRHLEKGRIVIFGAGIGNPYFTTDSTASLRAIEIEADVVLKGTRVDGVYTADPEKDPTAKRFSTITFSEVYQKKLNVMDMTAFTLCQENNLPIIVFDMNKPGNLFNLISGQEVGTLIN